One genomic region from Drosophila busckii strain San Diego stock center, stock number 13000-0081.31 chromosome 3R, ASM1175060v1, whole genome shotgun sequence encodes:
- the LOC108601746 gene encoding torso-like protein, producing the protein MRSPLQGLCWLWLLTLVHALATTSGSRESQLRIGKGVNVFVRYGYLSISMRVIPTNESSETERWLFREPTRNIYKNISNLADIHEDNTPGIFHGDFHMEFCENRRQLLQAYFRDFTIERLDKPWEALSGGWFPHTAAKKLGVNASFILGDYSYVLVRVVRFRETGKLAVPIPNNQPLEPEILERVKDLQVGNITETLYFLDQIGSHYINSYTTGNSLYQVFVYNRKNYKMIKDRIKAKGLNGLSKLDLYNYFAPWFAAHLGQIRSASGNATVERWAKRKLQYEYYVVKYVTLLKLHGNSTLLRSLDSLLGNDAILSLDLKALNLFPENPEKQQWFNEVLDNNLKLWEINMPLSNQS; encoded by the exons ATGAGAAGCCCGTTGCAGGGCCTctgctggctctggctgttgACACTGGTGCATGCACTTGCAACGACCAGTGGAAGTCGCGAGTCCCAGCTGCGCATTGGCAAAGGCGTCAATGTATTTGTACGCTATGGCTATTTGAGCATATCAATGCGCGTTATACCCACAAACGAAAGCAGCGAAACTGAGCGCTGGCTCTTCCGCGAGCCCACCAGAAATATTTACAAG AACATCAGCAACTTGGCTGACATACATGAGGATAATACACCTGGCATTTTCCATGGCGACTTTCATATGGAATTCTGTGAGAATCGTCGCCAACTATTGCAGGCATACTTTCGTGATTTTACCATTGAGCGCTTGGATAAGCCTTGGGAGGCTTTGTCGGGCGGCTGGTTTCCACATACTGCAGCTAAGAAGCTTGGCGTCAATGCCTCCTTCATTTTGGGTGACTACTCCTATGTGCTAGTGCGCGTTGTGCGCTTTAGAGAAACAGGCAAACTTGCTGTGCCCATACCCAACAATCAGCCGCTGGAGCCGGAGATACTTGAACGTGTTAAGGACCTGCAGGTGGGCAATATAACGGAAACGTTGTACTTTTTGGATCAAATTGGCTCGCATTACATCAACTCGTACACCACGGGCAACTCGCTGTATCAAGTGTTTGTCTACAATCGCAAGAACTACAAGATGATCAAAGATCGCATAAAGGCCAAGGGACTCAATGGCCTCAGCAAGCTTGATCTGTACAATTATTTTGCGCCCTGGTTTGCTGCGCATTTGGGCCAAATACGCTCGGCCAGCGGCAATGCCACCGTGGAGCGCTGGGCAAAACGCAAACTGCAATACGAGTACTATGTGGTCAAGTATGTTACCTTGTTGAAGCTGCATGGCAACAGCACGCTGCTGCGCTCGCTGGACAGTCTGCTGGGTAATGATGCCATATTATCGCTGGACTTGAAGGCGCTCAATTTATTTCCGGAGAATCCGGAGAAGCAGCAGTGGTTCAATGAAGTGCTCGACAACAATCTAAAGCTGTGGGAAATTAACATGCCACTGAGTAATCAAAGTTAG